DNA sequence from the Rubrivirga sp. SAORIC476 genome:
CAGGCTGAGCAGCAGACACATCGCGAGGAGGTGGATGCCCGCCCCGACGTACAGGAGGCCCCCGAGCCCCACGACGTAGGCCAGGTTCAGCATGCCCGCGTTGGCGTACTCGGGATTGGGCTTCCCGTCCTTCAGAACGCCCTGCTCCTCCAGCCGCTCCACGTTCCTCTCTGCGAGGCGCAACCAGGCGTGCCGGAGACGTGAGAAGGGAGTGCGTGACATGAGACGGAGACTCCGCCGCCTGGAGTAGGCGACTCGGTGCGGGGATACCCGAGGATACCGCGATCGCACCCGGAGCCCAGAAGACGACCGCTGAGAGACGGCCCGGCGAAGGTGCGACTCAGGCTTCGGGAAGAGGCCGCGTGTCGCCGCTCCGGTTGGAACGCCCCACGGCACCCGACCGTCCGCGCGCGCACCCACACCGATCCCACCATGCCCCAGACTCCAGACACGAACCGACGCGTCGTCCTCGCCGCGCGCCCCGAGGGAGCCCCCACCCCGGACACCTTCCGCCTCGAACACGACCCGGTGCCGGAGCCCGCCGAGGGCCAGCTTCTGCTGCGCACCGTTTACCTGTCGCTCGACCCGTACATGCGCGGCCGCATCAGCGACGCACCGTCGTACGCCGCGCCCGTCGCGGTCGGCGGCCTGATGGTCGGCGGCACGGTCTGCCGCGTGGAGATCTCCCGTCACCCGGACTACGCCGCCGGGGACTGGGTCCTCGGCTACACCGGCTGGCAGGACTATGCGCTCTCCGACGGCCAGGGCCTCACGGCGCTCGACCCGACCCGCATGCAGCCCTCCTGGGCGCTCGGCATCCTCGGCATGCCCGGCTTCACCGCCTACATGGGCCTGACCGACATCGGCCAGCCCAAGGCCGGCGAGACCGTGGTCGTCGCCGCGGCCTCCGGCGCGGTCGGCTCCGTCGTCGGCCAGGTCGCCAAGCTGCTGGGCTGTCGCGTGGTCGGCATCGCGGGCGGCACGGAGAAGTGTGACTACGTCGTGGACACGCTGGGCTTCGACGCCTGCATCGACCACCGCCAGGACGACCTCCCCGGACGCCTCGCGGATGCCTGCCCGGATGGGATCGACGTGTACTTCGAGAACGTCGGCGGTAAGGTCTTCGACGCCGTCCTCCCTCTCCTGAACACCCGGGCGCGCATCCCGCTCTGCGGCCTGATCGCCACGTACAACGCCACCGAACTCCCTCCCGGCCCAGACCGCATGTCGGTCCTGACGGGCACGCTGCTCAAGAAGAGCATCCGCATGCAGGGCTTCATCGTCTTCGACGACTATGGCGACCGGTACGGCGAGTTCCTGAAGACGGTCGGCCCCTGGGTCGCCGACGGCAAGCTGCACTACCGCGAAGACGTGGTCGACGGCCTGGAGCACGCGGCCGAGGGCCTGATCGGCATGCTGGAGGGCCAGAACTTCGGCAAGCTGGTCGTGCGCGTTGGCCCCGACGACCTCGCGTGAGCGGAGCGCCGGGGGACCATGCCGTCGGCCCGTTTCATCCCCCCATGTGGCGCCCGTCCTGCCCCCCACGTGAGGCCCACATTGGGGGCCAGGCGCTCCGATCGGCCCCTCGTCACGGCTTCTCTTCTCGGCTCAACCTGTCGAGGAACGTCTCGAACCGCCGTCGCCGGGTTTCGGGCTTCTTCGCCGTCATCAACCCGGATGCGATGACGTACCGGCTCGACTTGTTCAGGGTCTGGAAGAACCGCTTCGCAACTGGCCGACTCTCCAGCGCAGCCACGAAGTCTGCCGGGACCTCCATCTCACTCGGCGGGGGGTACGCGTTCTCCCATCGGCCGTCCGCCTTCGCCGCACGCACCTGCGCGAGGCCCGGCTCCTCCATGCGGCCCTCGCGGATCAGGCGCGCCACGTGCTCGGTGTTGCGCTTCGACCAGATGCTCCGCGCCGTCCTGGGCGTGATCCGCTGGAGGTAGGCCTGGTCGTCGAGCGACTTCTTGATGCCGTCGATCCAGCCCCAGCACAGCGTCTCGGCCACGATGTCGTCCCAGCCGACGCTCGGGAGTCCCGACTTCTTTTTGAACACCTTCACCCAGAGCTCGGATTCCGTCGCGTGGTTCGCCGTCAGCCACTCGCGGAGGGCTTCGGGTGAGGCAAAGGATCTCGTCGTTTCTGGATTGACGTCGGGCATGGCGTAGTCCAGAGGCATCTGTCGGACGTTCGGCCGCGACAGGCAGAGGAAGGGGTGCCGCGAAGCTATGGACGCCGCCGGAGACTGCGGCGCCCGAGGATGCAGGAGCCCATCGTCGGCATGGGGTGGCGAGGTCTTCACCCCGGCCGGCGCCCTCCAGAACCGAGTCTGCGCGCTCGACGCGAGCGGCCCCCTCGCGCCTCAGCGCCAGATCACCACCTCCGAGAGCGGCTTCCGCTGGAGGTCCGGCACCCTCGCCCCCTCCGCCGGGTAGCCCACCGGGAAGAGGATGAACGGCGCCTCGTTCGCCGGGCGTTCCAGCACCTCCGAGAGAAACCGCATCGGCGACGGCGTGTGCGTCAGCGTCGCCAGCCCAGCCCGGTGGAGCGATGCGATGAACAGCCCCGCCGCGATGCCGCAGCTCTCCTGCACGTAGTAGTGCTTCCGCTTCGTGCCGTCTGCCGTCACGCCGGTCCGCTGCGCGAACAGCACCACGAGCCACGGCGCCGTCTCCAGGAACGGCTTCTGCCAGTCGGTGCCGAGCGGCGCGAGCGCCTCCAGCCACTCGTCCGACATCCGCCCGCCGTAGCTGGCCCGCTCCTCTGCCTCCGCCGCCTCCCGGATGCGGCGCTTCAGGTCCGGGTCCGAGACGGCCACGAACGTCCACGGCTGCATGTGGGCCCCGCTGGGCGCCGTGCCCGCCGTCGCGATGGCGTGCTCGATCAGCGCCCGCGGCACCGGCCGGTCCGAGAACTCGCGCACCGAGCGCCGCGCGTCCATCACGTCGAAGAACGCCTCCGCCCGCTCCAGCGACTCCGCCTCGGTCAGCGGGTCGACGGTGTACGGGATCGTCGGGAGCGGCCCTGCCACTACGGGTGGAGGCGTCCGAGGAGCCGCGGGAAAGGCCCGGTCTCGCGAACGTGCGACAGGCCGCAGACCCACGCCACGGTTCGCTCCAGGCCCAGCCCGAAGCCCGCGTGCGGCACGCTGCCGTACTTGCGCAGGTCGAAGTACCAGTCGAAGGCGCTCTCCGGCAGTCCGTGCGCCTCCACCTGATCCCTCAGGAACTGGAGGTCGGTCGCGCGTTCTCCCCCGCCGATGATCTCGCCGTAGCCCTCCGGCGCGAGCACGTCCATGCCCAGCGCCAGCCGGTCGTCCTCGGGGTCGCGCTTCATGTAGAACGCCTTCACTGCCGCCGGGTAGCGGTGCACGATGACCGGCGTCGGGAAGTGCTTCGTCAGGATCGTCTCGTCGGACGCCCCGAAGTCGGCGCCCCACTCGAAGCCCGCCGCGCTGGCCTTCCAAGTCGGGATGTTGCGCAGCCCCTCCGCGATCTCGTCGAGACGGACGTTGATCTCGATCTCGCGGGCGTCGATGCGCCGCTTCTCGCCCTTCTTGGCCTGTCCGTAGGCTCCGCGGTTGCGGTCGCGCTCGTCTTCCAGGGCCTTCTGCTCGTCCTCCAGCCCTTCCTGCTCGGCGTCGAGCATCAGCTGGGTCTGGTCGCTCGTCAGCAGTTCCACCGCCTCCGAGTAGCTGAGGCGCGGGAACGGAGCCCCCGCCGCTGCCTCCAGCGCGCCCGTGTCGCGCTCCAGGACCGCCAGTTCGTCGCGGCAGTCGGCCAGGACCGCCGTCAGGATCGCCACCAGCAGTTCCTCCGCCACCTCCATGTTCATGGACAGGTCGTAGAACGCCATCTCCGGCTCGATCATCCAGAACTCCGTCAGGTGCCGCCGGGTGCGCGACTTCTCCGCCCGGAAGGTCGGGCCGAAGGTGTAGATCTTGCCGTGCGCCATCGCCATCGCCTCCCCGTGGAGCTGGCCGCTCTGGGTCAGGTAGGCGGGCTCGTCGAAGTAGTCCAGCTCGAACAGCGTCGAGGTGCCCTCGACCGCGTTGCCGGTCAGGATCGGGGCGTCCATCTGGATGAAGTCCTCGCCCTGGAAGTAGGCGTGGATGGCCATGATGATGCGGTTGCGGATCCGCATGGCCGCCCACTGGCGCTGGCTCCGCAGCCACAGGTGACGGCGGTCCATGAGGAACTCGACGCCGTGCTCCTTGGGCGTGATCGGGTAAGGCTCGGCCAGCGCGATGACCTCCAGGGAGGTCGCCTGCACCTCCACCCCACCCCGCTGCCGGTCGTCCGCCCGGACGGTGCCGACGACGCGGAACGCGCTCTCCTGCGTCAGCGACGCCGCGGCCTCCCACGACGCAGCGTCCACCTGCTCCTCGTTCACCACCACCTGCACGATGCCGGAGCCGTCGCGCAGTTCGAGGAACATCAGTCCCTTCGAGCCGCGGGCGTTGTACAGCCACCCGTTCACGGTGACGGTCTCACCGGTGGACTCGGGCAGGGCGTGGACGCGGACGAACGGCTCGGTCATGACGGGGCGCAGGGGGAAGCCCGAAGCTACCGTCGCCGCGGGGGCCGCCGCGCGTAGAGCGTGGGAGAAGAGGGCCGCGACGCCGCGCGACCGCCTCGGCGCCGTCACCGAGGCGGGGCGCCCGACGGGGGGCGCCCGCGCACGCGCCGCCTAGAAGCGGCGCAGTTCGTTCTGCCAGTCCAACACCGACGACTCGCCGGTCACGTTCGAGTGCAGCAGCTCGTAGCGGTCCGACGAGTAGCGGTCCACGAACACGAACAGCGAGCGGCCCTCGCCGGGGATGTTCTCGTAGCTCCAGATCTCGTGCTGCAGCAGGTCCGCCTCGAACGGGCGCCGGTCGATCTCCGACGGCGGGCCGTAGGTGAGGTAGATCCGGCCCCGGTCGGTTTCGTAGGGCTCCTGGCCGAACTCGCTGTAGTTGGCCATGACGGTCCGCAACCGGCCATAGAAGGTCTGCCGCGCATCGTTGATGCTGGGGC
Encoded proteins:
- a CDS encoding NADP-dependent oxidoreductase: MPQTPDTNRRVVLAARPEGAPTPDTFRLEHDPVPEPAEGQLLLRTVYLSLDPYMRGRISDAPSYAAPVAVGGLMVGGTVCRVEISRHPDYAAGDWVLGYTGWQDYALSDGQGLTALDPTRMQPSWALGILGMPGFTAYMGLTDIGQPKAGETVVVAAASGAVGSVVGQVAKLLGCRVVGIAGGTEKCDYVVDTLGFDACIDHRQDDLPGRLADACPDGIDVYFENVGGKVFDAVLPLLNTRARIPLCGLIATYNATELPPGPDRMSVLTGTLLKKSIRMQGFIVFDDYGDRYGEFLKTVGPWVADGKLHYREDVVDGLEHAAEGLIGMLEGQNFGKLVVRVGPDDLA
- a CDS encoding YdeI family protein; amino-acid sequence: MPDVNPETTRSFASPEALREWLTANHATESELWVKVFKKKSGLPSVGWDDIVAETLCWGWIDGIKKSLDDQAYLQRITPRTARSIWSKRNTEHVARLIREGRMEEPGLAQVRAAKADGRWENAYPPPSEMEVPADFVAALESRPVAKRFFQTLNKSSRYVIASGLMTAKKPETRRRRFETFLDRLSREEKP
- a CDS encoding nitroreductase family protein translates to MAGPLPTIPYTVDPLTEAESLERAEAFFDVMDARRSVREFSDRPVPRALIEHAIATAGTAPSGAHMQPWTFVAVSDPDLKRRIREAAEAEERASYGGRMSDEWLEALAPLGTDWQKPFLETAPWLVVLFAQRTGVTADGTKRKHYYVQESCGIAAGLFIASLHRAGLATLTHTPSPMRFLSEVLERPANEAPFILFPVGYPAEGARVPDLQRKPLSEVVIWR
- a CDS encoding asparagine--tRNA ligase translates to MTEPFVRVHALPESTGETVTVNGWLYNARGSKGLMFLELRDGSGIVQVVVNEEQVDAASWEAAASLTQESAFRVVGTVRADDRQRGGVEVQATSLEVIALAEPYPITPKEHGVEFLMDRRHLWLRSQRQWAAMRIRNRIIMAIHAYFQGEDFIQMDAPILTGNAVEGTSTLFELDYFDEPAYLTQSGQLHGEAMAMAHGKIYTFGPTFRAEKSRTRRHLTEFWMIEPEMAFYDLSMNMEVAEELLVAILTAVLADCRDELAVLERDTGALEAAAGAPFPRLSYSEAVELLTSDQTQLMLDAEQEGLEDEQKALEDERDRNRGAYGQAKKGEKRRIDAREIEINVRLDEIAEGLRNIPTWKASAAGFEWGADFGASDETILTKHFPTPVIVHRYPAAVKAFYMKRDPEDDRLALGMDVLAPEGYGEIIGGGERATDLQFLRDQVEAHGLPESAFDWYFDLRKYGSVPHAGFGLGLERTVAWVCGLSHVRETGPFPRLLGRLHP